One Coffea eugenioides isolate CCC68of chromosome 2, Ceug_1.0, whole genome shotgun sequence genomic window, TCAGCAAACCCCGCGAGCCCAGGCGGTGATACTGAACACATTTGAAGACTTAGAGGGACCAATATTATCTCACATTCGTAAACACATGCCTAGATTATACACAATCGGACCAAATCATTTCCACCTAACGGCCAGGCTGGGAGCAAAAGCAACAGAGACTGAAACTTTAATTTCTTCGGCCAGTATATGGGAAGAAGACAGGAGCTGCTTGGACTGGCTTGATTCACAGCCTCCAAAATCGGTAATTTACGTCAGCTTCGGGAGCATTACGGTTGTGAGAAGAGAGCAACTCCTGGAATTTTGGTACGGACTGGTGAATAGTGGGCAGAGGTTCTTGTGGGTCGTCAGACCTGATTCCATTATGGGAGAAGGCGGCGGAGGTAAGATTCCAGCCGAGCTAGAAACGGCTACAAAAGCAAGGGGTTATATGGTGGGTTGGGCCCCGCAGCTAGAAGTCCTGAATCATCCTTCTGTTGGAGGATTTTTGACCCATGGTGGTTGGAATTCGACTCTGGAGAGTATGGCGGTCGGTGTGCCAATGTTATGTTGGCCATATTTTGCCGACCAAACGATCAATAGCAGGTTCGTGAGTGAAATTTGGAAGATTGGATTGGACATGAAAGATACATGCGACAGAGTCATCATCCAGAAAATGGTGGCAGAACTCATGCACGTGAGGAAGGATGAATTCTTGAGAAGGGCAGATGCCATGGCAAAATTGGCAAGAAAGGCTGTTACTCAAGGTGGTACTTCGTATGATAACTTGGACAGCCTCGTTGAGTTTATTAAATCTACTATTATATGAAAAGGACATGGCTTTGATgtgtttttcttgtttaattTCTTCTTATTTTCCCGAAAATTAAAATGTTGTCACCAATAATTGTGGTTTTCTAAACCAAAACTGCCTTATGGTTTATATTGGAGATTGATAATTTCGTTCTTGCCATTAAGAGATTAGAGATTTTAGGAATAGAGTTTTGGGGGTTGAGTATGCAACTTGATGTTATGTTGAGGAGAAACGAAGATATTTCATCCCTTGTTGCTAGTCAATGTGACGCTGCTCAAAGAAGATCTAAGGCACTTGTTAATGATGCGTCGTAGCGTTTAATTGGCGCATGTCTTCGTTGTCTCTGTTATTTATTTCTAAGGGGGAAAATGCCCAATTTGTCTGTATCAGTGATTTCAATCAAATGTTATTGTCAATCACTTTGACCATATAATGGATTACGTGGACCTCGTGTCTTCCTTTTCCCCTTCTTTATTTCCCCTCTGAATTTTGGAGGAAAGGGTTAAAATCACACTGGGTCCTAAATTTGTGAGTATCCGTCTTGTTGGAGGAAGATTTATTTTGCTAAATAAACCTTTACATAGACTTCTACTCCAACATTTGGATCGATGATGTCCTTAGTTGAGATCTAAAGTGTACCATTACACCCAAATTTGCCACAGCCATCCATGTTTAGGTTCAATTGTCGTAAAAGATGATAAACAATTAAATGCTGAGGGATTTTTAGGCTGGATAATTGACTCACTGCATGGATAATATCCGCGAAACGtctatattgtaattcattgtGTTTcatcatctttcttttttttttttttttgacctttttcTGTCTCCCATCCTTTGCTTCAACCCTCAAACACCACTACCAAGCATGGCAGCTCCGCTGCTCCTCCAACCAAATCAAGACCGTATTGCGAAATAATTGTATTAAAACAATTTTTTATGATGGgatgtaaatgaaataaaaaaaaaaaggtaattgaaaaaaatgaaaagatgatAATAAAACGTGTTTATGATATAAgcaataaattttatgagaaaaaaagttgctgaaaaataaaaatgttatCGAAGACCCCAAATTTACTTGTTAATTTTTGCTTGCAAACTGCGCTGTGTCCTTGTCAAAGCTCTTCTACGATTTTAATGATTTTATATTTACAAAAGAGTGTTGTCAAAATCACAAAGGAATGGAAAAGAGCTTCATGCAAGCTACCATACCGACCAACGATGAATCCACCAGCACTGTCGCAATTTGCTACTATGGAAGAAGGGGAAAGTGAAAAGAGAAAGTAAATAGGATTGGTGAAGAGAGTggagaaaagggaggaaaaaagaacaggaaaggaaggaagaaaaagagggGAACTTCAATGAT contains:
- the LOC113756194 gene encoding 7-deoxyloganetic acid glucosyltransferase-like; protein product: MGSQKANLPPHVLIFPLPIQGHVNSMLRLAELLCLAGLDVTYIVSDFCHNRLLKHTNVSSRFARYPGFSFQPISDGLPDDHPRAGKGFVDIMPAIKMVTGPLFKRMMIEKSCFASSGIRRPVTCIIADGVLSFAGDFAEENGIALIYFRTVSACSFWACFCIPQVIEAGEIPLKGHGMDLAVKSVPGMENILRRRDLPGFYRVNDLDDTTFQIIKTETQQTPRAQAVILNTFEDLEGPILSHIRKHMPRLYTIGPNHFHLTARLGAKATETETLISSASIWEEDRSCLDWLDSQPPKSVIYVSFGSITVVRREQLLEFWYGLVNSGQRFLWVVRPDSIMGEGGGGKIPAELETATKARGYMVGWAPQLEVLNHPSVGGFLTHGGWNSTLESMAVGVPMLCWPYFADQTINSRFVSEIWKIGLDMKDTCDRVIIQKMVAELMHVRKDEFLRRADAMAKLARKAVTQGGTSYDNLDSLVEFIKSTII